In the genome of Polaribacter sp. MED152, one region contains:
- a CDS encoding porin family protein has translation MKKVILVVFLALGLSQVSNAQINFGIKGGINYNNNGEDSFKNATNDIADGASAKTGFHAGVWFRGNLPILGLYLRPELVYTQVKTEFEEQSQTNEYSFKKLDVPVLLGKKFLGFAHVFAGPSFQYILDDSLDFGNLSTDEFDKFTVGLQFGAGVEFGNLGVDVRWERGLSESEARFANSSRIDNRVNQIIFGLSLKL, from the coding sequence ATGAAAAAAGTAATTTTAGTAGTTTTTTTAGCTTTAGGGTTAAGTCAAGTTTCTAATGCTCAAATTAATTTTGGTATTAAAGGAGGTATCAACTACAATAACAATGGAGAAGACTCTTTTAAAAATGCAACCAATGATATAGCTGATGGAGCTAGTGCTAAAACAGGTTTTCATGCAGGGGTTTGGTTTAGAGGTAATTTACCAATACTAGGGCTATACTTAAGACCAGAATTAGTGTATACTCAGGTCAAAACTGAATTTGAAGAACAAAGCCAAACAAACGAATATTCTTTTAAGAAATTAGACGTACCTGTGCTCTTAGGTAAAAAGTTCTTAGGCTTTGCACATGTTTTTGCAGGACCATCTTTTCAATACATTTTAGATGATTCTTTAGACTTCGGAAATTTATCTACAGATGAGTTTGATAAGTTTACTGTTGGTTTACAATTTGGTGCTGGTGTAGAATTTGGAAATCTAGGTGTGGATGTTCGTTGGGAAAGAGGATTATCTGAATCTGAAGCAAGATTTGCAAACAGTTCAAGAATAGACAATAGAGTTAATCAAATTATATTTGGTTTATCACTTAAATTATAA
- a CDS encoding transketolase family protein, which translates to MKKYTYTEKKDTRSGFGDGLTELGRTNPNVVALCADLIGSLKMDQFIKENPERFFQVGIAEANMIGIAAGLTIGGKIPFTGTFANFSTGRVYDQIRQSVAYSGKNVKVCASHAGVTLGEDGATHQILEDIGLMKMLPGMTVINPCDYNQTKAATLAIADFEGPVYLRFGRPKVPVFMPEDAKFEIGKGIQLTEGTDVTIVATGHLVWESLQAAEQLEADGISAEVINIHTIKPLDEEIILKSIAKTGCIVTAEEHNKLGGLGESVARTLALNTPTPQEFVATNDTFGESGTPAQLMAKYGLDAAAVVKAVKKVISRK; encoded by the coding sequence ATGAAAAAATATACATACACAGAAAAAAAAGATACACGTTCAGGCTTTGGAGATGGTCTAACTGAGTTAGGTAGAACAAATCCAAACGTAGTTGCTTTATGTGCAGATTTAATTGGTTCTTTAAAGATGGATCAATTTATTAAAGAAAATCCAGAACGTTTTTTTCAAGTAGGTATTGCAGAAGCAAACATGATTGGTATTGCTGCTGGTTTAACTATAGGTGGTAAAATACCATTTACAGGTACATTTGCTAACTTTTCTACTGGTAGAGTTTATGATCAAATAAGACAATCTGTTGCTTATTCTGGTAAAAATGTAAAAGTCTGTGCATCTCATGCAGGAGTTACTTTAGGTGAAGATGGTGCTACACACCAAATATTAGAAGATATTGGTTTAATGAAAATGTTACCAGGAATGACAGTAATTAATCCTTGTGATTACAACCAAACCAAAGCTGCTACATTAGCAATTGCTGATTTTGAAGGGCCTGTTTACTTGCGTTTTGGAAGACCAAAAGTGCCTGTATTTATGCCTGAAGATGCAAAATTTGAAATAGGTAAAGGTATTCAGTTAACTGAAGGTACAGACGTAACCATTGTTGCAACTGGCCATTTAGTGTGGGAATCTTTACAGGCAGCAGAACAATTAGAAGCAGATGGAATATCTGCAGAAGTTATTAACATACACACAATTAAACCTTTAGACGAAGAAATTATTTTGAAATCTATTGCTAAAACTGGTTGTATTGTAACTGCAGAAGAGCATAACAAACTAGGAGGTTTGGGTGAAAGTGTTGCAAGAACATTAGCTTTAAACACACCTACTCCTCAAGAATTTGTAGCAACAAATGATACATTTGGTGAATCTGGAACACCTGCTCAATTAATGGCTAAATACGGTTTAGATGCAGCTGCAGTAGTAAAAGCTGTTAAAAAAGTAATTTCTAGAAAATAA
- a CDS encoding Maf-like protein — protein sequence MLREKLQNYNIILASGSPRRQQFFKDLDIDFKIDLKPVDEVYPLELKGSEITDYLADLKSKAFAALNENDVLITSDTIVWLNEKALGKPKNEDDAFHMLKELSNTTHEVITSISIKTKKSQKIINDITTVTFKTLSDDEINYYIKNYKPFDKAGAYGIQEWIGFIGIDKIEGSYFNVVGLPVHKLYDELMKL from the coding sequence ATGCTTAGAGAAAAACTTCAAAATTACAACATCATTTTAGCTTCAGGCTCACCTAGAAGACAGCAGTTTTTTAAGGATTTAGATATCGATTTTAAGATTGACTTGAAACCTGTGGATGAAGTTTATCCTTTAGAATTAAAAGGTTCAGAAATAACAGATTACTTAGCAGATTTAAAATCTAAAGCTTTTGCAGCATTAAATGAAAATGATGTTTTAATTACTTCTGATACTATAGTTTGGTTAAATGAGAAAGCATTAGGAAAACCAAAAAATGAGGATGACGCTTTTCACATGCTTAAAGAGTTATCAAACACCACACATGAAGTTATTACCTCTATTAGCATCAAAACAAAAAAGAGTCAGAAAATTATAAACGATATAACCACAGTTACTTTCAAGACTCTTTCTGATGACGAAATTAATTACTACATAAAAAACTACAAACCTTTTGATAAAGCAGGTGCTTATGGTATCCAAGAATGGATAGGTTTTATAGGAATTGACAAAATTGAAGGAAGTTATTTTAATGTAGTTGGTTTGCCTGTTCATAAATTGTATGATGAATTAATGAAGCTGTAA
- the bcp gene encoding thioredoxin-dependent thiol peroxidase produces the protein MTSLKVGDKAPKFEAKDQEGNTIKLADYAGKKLVLFFYPKASTPGCTAEACNLSDNYETFLSKGYDVLGVSADSAKRQQNFINKNELKFPLLADEDKSVINAFGVWGPKKFMGREYDGIHRTTFIIDEEGKIEEVISKVKTKAHSEQILG, from the coding sequence ATGACATCATTAAAAGTAGGGGATAAAGCTCCTAAATTTGAAGCAAAAGATCAAGAAGGAAATACAATTAAATTAGCTGATTATGCAGGTAAAAAATTGGTACTTTTCTTTTATCCAAAAGCGAGTACCCCTGGTTGTACTGCAGAAGCTTGTAATCTAAGTGATAATTATGAAACCTTTTTAAGTAAGGGTTATGATGTTTTAGGTGTAAGTGCAGATTCTGCCAAAAGACAACAGAATTTCATCAATAAGAATGAATTAAAATTTCCTTTATTGGCTGATGAAGATAAATCTGTAATAAATGCATTCGGTGTCTGGGGCCCTAAAAAATTTATGGGTAGAGAGTATGATGGAATTCATAGAACCACTTTTATTATAGACGAAGAGGGTAAAATAGAAGAAGTTATTTCTAAAGTAAAAACTAAAGCGCATTCAGAGCAAATACTTGGATAA
- the smpB gene encoding SsrA-binding protein SmpB: MQKKINIQNKKARFEFEILDKYVAGIQLTGTEIKSIRQSQARITESFCEFNERGELFIVNMYIKEYMYGNHFNHKPKSERRLLLNKRELKSLKKDVEAKGNTIVPLKLFINDRGFAKLEIALAKGKQTHDKRNVIKDRDNKRDLARIKKSFNA, encoded by the coding sequence TTGCAGAAAAAAATAAACATTCAGAATAAAAAAGCACGTTTCGAATTTGAAATTTTAGACAAATATGTTGCTGGAATTCAATTAACTGGAACAGAAATTAAATCAATAAGACAAAGTCAGGCCAGAATTACTGAAAGTTTTTGTGAATTTAATGAACGTGGAGAATTGTTTATTGTAAATATGTATATCAAAGAATATATGTATGGTAATCACTTTAATCACAAACCAAAAAGCGAAAGACGTTTACTTTTAAACAAGCGTGAATTAAAAAGTTTAAAAAAGGATGTTGAAGCTAAAGGAAATACAATAGTACCCTTAAAACTGTTTATAAATGATAGAGGGTTTGCAAAGCTAGAAATAGCACTTGCAAAAGGTAAACAAACCCATGATAAGCGAAATGTTATTAAAGATAGAGATAACAAAAGAGATTTAGCAAGAATTAAGAAAAGCTTCAATGCTTAG